AGCCGTAGACCGTCATGATCGATTGGCTCGCGGCGATTCTCGCCATAGGTCTGGAATTCAAAGCCGGACTCATGGTTGCTGGCCCAGGCCATGGCGACATTGCCCTCCTCGGCCAGTGCATCGATCTGTTCCCAGATCATCTCGCGTACGCGCTTGGTGACATCGCCGACGTAGACGCCGGCACGAATCTCCAGCAGCCAGACGGCGAGCCGGCCGCGCAGGCGCGGCGGCACCGCCTCGGTTACCACGACCAACATCGCCATATCACTTGCTCCGGTGCCCCTGGTCGCCGACGGACTCCGGCTCGGGGATCGCCGGCGGCATGGCCTCGGGCGCCGGGGGCGGAGGATTGATCTCACCGGCCGCCAGCACCTCCTCTATCATCGGGATCAACCGCTGCAGCAGCTTCGTTTGCTTGAAGGCATCGCGACAGGCGATGCGAACCTCGCGTTCGGGCGCCACCGGACTGCGCGCCGCCACCCGAAAGGCCGCGGGCACTACCGTCTCGAATTTCACGATATCCGCGACATCGTAGACAAAACTCTGCGGTTTGCCGGTATGCAGGAAGCCGATGGCCGGCGCATAGCCCGCTGCCAGGATCGCCGCCTCGGTGATGCCGTAAAGACAGGCCGTCGCCGCGGACAGGCACTGGTTGGCCACGTCCGAGGCATCCCACTGAGTCGGGTCATAGCGCCTTCCCTGCCATTTGACACCGTACTGCCTGGCGAGCAGTTGATAGGTCTTGCGCACCCGAGCGCCTTCCATGCCTCGGAGCTGATCGACGCTGCGCCGCGAGGGCGGTGGCTCCCCGAAGCGAAGCTCGAACATCTTGCGCACGACCTTGAGCCGCAGCGAGTCGTCCAGCGCCAACTGCGCCTGATAGAGCAACTTGTCGGAGCGCGCCCCGCCGGGCTGACCGGCGCTGTAGAGGCGAACCCCGGCATCGCCGACCCAGATCAGCAGGGTGCCGACGACCGATGCCAGCTTGACGGCGGCGTGCGAGATCCGGGTACCCGGCTCCAGCAACAGGCAGGCCACCGAACCGATGGGGATGTGCTTGCGCTCCCCGTTGACCTCGTCGATGACGACGAAGGCGCCATCGCGCACGTCGATCTGCCCCATGCCGACGAAGATCATCGACATGCGGTCCTTCTCAGGGATGGGCTTGAGCGGAATGAATCCCATCTCGGCCTCCTTGCCCGGTGTCGATCAGGGTCGGCGCAGCAGCATCAGGCCACAGCCGAAGGCCTTGGCTCGCCCGACGCCCTGAGCCAGCGTTTCGGTCAACCGACCCGGGTCGGTGACCTCCAGCAAGCCTTCATAGTCGACGCTGGAAAAGCGGATGGGACGGCCCTTGTCCTTCGGCAAGGCATGCTGACGATAGGCTCCCACTTCGGGCTCGACCGGCAAACGGAATCCCCAGGATTCGGCACGCTCTGCCAGCCACCCATGAGCGGCCCCATCCATCGCCTCGATACAGGCCTGGCTTTTCCTGTCACCACCTGCCTCGAAGGGATACTTGGCCGCCATCAAGACATCGGCACGCTGCCCCCGCTTGCCCGCCACCGACTTCGCCACGGTAGGATTGGCCCGCAGACGAAAGGCGAGCCGATCCCCGACTTCCAGCGCCGGGGAAAAAGCCTTGCACTGCGCCTCGAGCAAGCCGGGAATCGGCACAGGCTCGCGGTCGGACAGCACATAGAACAGCGGCAAGCCCCGCGGCGCTCCGCCGTCCTCGGGCTCTTCCATTTCCTGGCGAAACAGGAACGGCCGTGCCCCCTGATGCTCAGGGAACAGACGCCATAGCAGTTGGTGGGCGGCATAGGCTCGCCCGTCCATGATGTCGAACAAGGCCCCTCGGGAAAGGCCGTTGAGGTCGACACGTACTCGAGAAAGGTACATCAGCGCTCCTCCCTTGCCCGTACCACGCGGCGGTATTCAACGCGCGGCCCGAACTGCCAGCGACGGCGATTGAGCGGCATATCCCAGACCTCGCTGGACTCCACGCCCTGACCGTTGCCATCCAGGGCCTTGGCAGTTCCTTCCCAGGCATAGAGCGCGTTTTCCGGCAGTCTCAGGGCCTTTCGCTCCTCTTCCTGATCCTTCCCACATAGCGGGGGAAAATCGGTGTCCAGGGCATCCCGCAGCTGGTCGAACGTCTCCCGGCGCGGCGCCAGCGGCGCCGCCGGTGGGCACGCCTTGCGCCCCAGATAGAGCGTGAAGCGCGGCGTCTCGAGCGCCTGCTCCAGGTCTTCGAGTGTCAACTCCGCCTGAGGCGTCAGCCAGACGGCGACGGTCCAGAGCCCGTCGCAGCGGTAATCACGGCTGGAGAGGATGGTGTTGATGACCTTGCGTGGAGCGCTCAATTCATCCCGCCGGGTGCGGTACGTCACCTTGGATTGCGACGCCGGCACCTGCACGGTGTGATAGTCACGCATCAGGCTACCGGGGGAGCGCTGCTTGATGGCAACCCCGACGCTATCGCGCAGTTGGCGCTGCCCCTCATCGTCATCCCGACGCACCCCCAGCGCCGCACCGAGAAGCCCGATGATGGCGCTGCGCCCCGGGTAGGTGGCGGTGGGGCGCGACTCGCCCACCGCCGCCTCACCCCAGCTCGCAAGCGGCGCATAGAGCCGAAAGACCAGATACTCCGTCATGTCGGCTCCTTACTGCTCGTTGGTCAGGAAGTCGGCCAGTTCGGTGAGGCTACCCATGGTGACACCGCCGGACAGACGCGGCTCCCGGTAGGCGGGGTCCGCGGCCAGGACGAAACGCCGCTCGGCACCCGGCCCGTAGGCATCATCGAACGCCTGCGCCTGGCGCTCCAGGCGACTGATGGCATCCAGCGCCTGGTCCTGACCCGGGATGGGCCGCAGGAAGGCGGCCGAAAGCGAACGCGGCTGCTGGTCGCCCTTCTCGGCCAGCACGTAGCTGGCGTGGGCGCGAGAGCCGAAGCTGTTCTGCTTGCCCTTGGGCGAGGTCTTCACGGCGGCTTCCACCAAGGCGGCAATGGCCCGATCGGCCAGGGCCTCGTCGCCGTTGAGGTTATCGATCAGCTGCCGGCGATCGATGCAGACATAGCCGTAGAACAGGCCCGCGCCGAACCCGGCTTCGCCGACATGCGCCGCACCGCGATGCTCATCGCCGGTATTGAGGTCGTCCACTGCGGTGAAGTAGTCGTCCTCGACCTCGGCGGCATGCACGGTGATCGCATGGGCGACCTGGCAGGCGGCCTCGACGTTGAAAGCCGGGGATGCCGCCAGCATGCGGCCGAACAGCGCGATATCGACGGCCGCCGGCCTGTGGCGCAGCAGGTCGAGATCCTCCTTCTCCGGCGCGCGATTCTCGTCGGCCAGCCTCTCGACCAGCGCATCGACCGCGGCCTGCTCCTCGGGGCCGACGTGGACCAGTTGGCTGGTTTCCAGCTCGCCCTTGGCCACCTCGCCGAAGACCTTGGCGATCTCCGTGGCCCAGGCACGGGCGTCTTTCTCTTTCACGCCCTTTTCCCGCAGGCGTTTGTCGACCTCGATACCCACGCGCTTGGTACGCATGCCGCGATGCTGCCCCACGGCTTCCTCGAACAGCGCCGAAGTGCGCCAGGTGCGCTTGAGACTCTGTGACGATACGCGCAGGCGCTTCGCCCCTCCCATGATGGCGGTCTTGGGTCGGCCCAGGTCGTCGCGGTTGAGGTTGGCGGGCGGATAGGCGGTCAGCAGGTGCAGTTGGATGAAGTGGCTCATGTGCTTGGTTCCCTGTCTTGGTTGACGAATCACTGATTGTCTTGCCGATAGCCGGCCGTGGCGCCGAAATAGTCGTTGGCCCACACGAAGCCCAGACGGCGGGTGGGTTGCGGCGAGGCCTCGCCTTGATATTCACGCCACCACAACGCGATGTTGTCGGCCAGGTGAACGACGCTGACGCCTCGCTTGTCGATCAGCGCCAGGGCACGGCGCAGGCGCTGCACCAGTTCTTCCGGCGTGCGAGACGTCATCAGCTGTTGAAAGCGCAGCTCACTCATATACGGTTTGCCGGTTTCACGCTTCTGCTGACCGAGGCGCGCCCCCAACGGCATATGGGGCTGCTCCTCGCGAAGTTCGGCCGCGACCAGCGCGATACAGGCCCAAAGCTGCAGGCGCTGATCACGCTGTCCTTGTAACTGTTCATCTTTCGCTGGCAACAGGCTCCATAGATGTCGAAAGGCCTCCGTCAGCATGGCTGCCTCGATGGTGTCACAGCGCCGCAGCGTCGCCCGCATGCCCTTGTGCCAAGGCGGAGCATCGGTATGGGACTTCAACGCCTCGACGGACAGCGTCAAGCGCTGCCACCAGCGCCGCAGGGCATCGGCTTCCCTGCGCTCGATGGCATAAAGCCACTCGGGAACGCGCGGTGGCGCCTCCGCTGCGGGTGCGAGTTCCGTTTCACTCATGACATGCCCTCTTCGGTAGCGGCCGGCTCGGCGGTCAAGGCGAAGCCGCCGGTCTCGGCAAATTGACGAATGACCTTGCTGCCCTTGCTGCGCCCGGCCAGGAAACTCTGCAACTGACGTCGTGCCGCAGTCGCACGCTGCAGATCCACGGCCTCCAGTGCACCGCTCAATGCCTGCTCCTCGAATAGTGCCAACGCCTCGCGTTTCAGCGTGCGGTACCACGCCTCGGCCACCTCGGAAGGCAGGGTCGGCGTGTCATCGGCCTCCACCAATGCCTGTTGGAGACCGGTCAGCGCATGGAAGAAGGCGCCACGGGTGGCGTCATAGAACTGCAGATCGATATGGCTCATGTCGCCCTTGGCATCGGAGGGGCGGGCGAACCAGGCATTCTTGACCTGAGTGCGCACCATCCAGGCCATCTGGCGGGCCAATTCAGTGAAACGCTGGACCCAGTCACGCAGCCGCTCCTGCTGCGAGGGGGGCACAGCCACCAGCGGCATCTCGACGCTGTACCAGCCACGGGGCTTCATGTTGTCCATGTCATAGCCGAAGGCCCACAAACGGGCATGCTTGAGCAGTGCGGCGATCTCTTCGCCGAAGCGACGCTCCTCATCGGCGACCGGCACCTTGCCGGCGATATAATCCTGCACCACCAGGGCAGGTAGCGCGCCGCTGGTATCGGCATCCTGCAGCACCAGGTTCGACCAGTGCTGATAGCCCAGGCCGCCCGGCTGTCCCTTGGTGGAGAGAGGGGGCTCATTGGGCTTCTTGGGATCACGCCGGTAAGGCGTCAGCGGGTGCAGCCAGGGTCCATCGTAGTTGGCACCCTGCTTCCTGCCGCGGATGCGCCGTACGGCGCGTGTGGCTTCCCGCCCACAGATCTCGCAGCGACACGGCTCGTCCTCGAACAGCAACCGGAAGCGACGTGGCATCGACCAGTAGGGATGGAGTGGATGCATGCCCTCGGGCAGAACTTCCGTGCCTTTCCTGTCGCTGACCCGGGTCGGCGCCATCCATGGGAACAGTGAGTCATCATCGACATGAGGCGTCCGCCATACCAGTCCGGACCGTGTCAGTGCCTTGGGCGTCACGACGTTCAACCACAGGCGAGACCACAGGCTGGCATCGGGTGCCTCAGGCAATGCCAGCGTGGTCAGCGGCCCGCCGCCACGCAGGCCGACGCGAATGCCCGCTCCGCCGGCGGGGGCATTGATCTGCATGGTGAACAGGGCCAGCGCCGCGCAGTCCGCGCACATCGCCTCGGCACACCCGCGCTTGACGAAGAAGTCGGTGTTGTTCTTGATGCCGTTTGCCCCGGGTGCATCGATCAGCAGACCGCTGACCGTTCCGTCCTTGACGTCGTCGAGCGGGTCGAGGTCCTGCATGAAGCGCGGGCCGTCTCCATCCAGCTCGAAGGCATCAGCAAGGGGCGCGAAAGCGGCCTCCAGCTCATCGACGTCGGGCGGTTCGATAAAGCGATCCAGCCAGTCGCCGTGGTCCTGCGGCGGCAGCGCCGTCTGCAGCAGGCCGATGAGGAACTGATAAGCAGCGCCCTGGAAATCCGCCCGCGGTAGGGCGAGATCGACGATCTCGGGATCGGCCACCGCGGTGGGCGGCCGGTAGACGATGGCCCCTTCCCTGTTACTGAAAGGCAGCCAGGAGTCATTAAGCAGGTTCACCGAAACCTCCTTTTCAGGTTGTCGTTGTTGCAGGAGACGTCGAGAAGACCACCCCCCACTGCGCGTCATAGGCGCAGGTGGTATCGGACTCGACCAGCCAGGGCCGGGTGAAGCGCAGTGCCTTGTAGCGTTCCTGAAGTGCCTCCCATCGAGGCTGGTAATCGGCCGGGAGGACCGCCAGTTTCTCCGCCTGGCTCTGGCGCAGCTTGACCTGGCTGAGCATGGCGGCGTGGCGCTCGCCCTCGGCCCACAGCGCCAATTCGCCATCGGCCGAACGCTTCAGCAGAACGACGTTGAGCGTCGGCTCGTCGACCAGGCGCGTGCCAATCTCCAGATCCTCCTGCCACTGATCGACCTCCGGCTGGCGAAGATAGCCCTGCTCGAGTGACAGGGCGTTGAAGTTGGCCATCGAGACGGCCACCCCCTGCATGCCGCGCTGCTCCCACCTCGCTTCCTGCAGGCCATCCGGCACCCGGTCGGCGACCGGGCCGTAGACGCCCTCGATCAGGGAACGGCCCTCATCGGGCATGCGGATCGCCCCGAACTCGCGCAGCACACGCTGGGTCAGCCATAGCAGTGAGGTATCGCGATACACCGCCTGGGTGCCGGGCAGGGCGCGCTTCAGCCACTGGGCATCCGGCTCATCGCTCCATTCCGGCGCCAGCACGGACAGAACAGGTGCGCGACGCGAGCCTCGCACATGGCGCTGCAGGCGCCCGGCACGCTGAATCAGCAAGTCGATGGGAGCGAGATCGCTGATCATGAGATCCACGTCGCAGTCCAGGGACTCCTGGAAGACCTGCGTACTTACAAGGACTTGGCCGTGACGCCGATCGGAGGTGGAGGCCTTGCCCAGCCGCTCGATGACGTCCGACTCGATGCGCTGGCGATCCACCATCGCGAAACGGCTGTGGAACAGCAGGCAGCGCTCGGAATCGGGATGGCGTTGGCGGAGTTGCTCGTAAGTACGAATGGCGTCATCCACGGTGTTGCGCACCCAGGCGACGCACTCCCCCGCCTCGACCGCCGCCATCACGGTGTCGAGCGCCTGCTCCTCGGTGGTCAGCCAGTCGACGCCCACCTCGCGCGACACTTCGGGCCGGGTGGCCAGGGGAGTTTCCCGCTCCAGGTCATGGCCGACCTGGGTCAACAGCGGGAACGCCTGTTCCTGCATCGAGGCCGGTGCCTGCCCCAGCCCTTCCCGCCATGCCGCAGCCAGGGCCTCGCGCATGCCGTGTGGGAGGGTGGCCGTGAGCAGGATGGCACTGCCGCCCTGGCGGGCATGATGGGCCAGCAGCTGATTGAGCAGGGTCTGCATGTAATGGTCGTAGGCATGCACCTCATCGACGATCAGCACCTTGCGCGTCAGACCATAGAGGCGCAGCGACTGATGCCGAAACGGCAGCAGTCCCATTAGCGCCTGATCGATGGTGCCCACTCCCACATCGGCCAGCAGCGACTTCTTGCGCGAATCAGCCAACCAGCGGTTGCAGCGTGTCGTGGCCGACATGTCATCGGCGGCATAGTCCCGGTCTTTCGGCTGCTCCGCGGCCACGGCCTTCACGAACGTATCGTTCAGTTCGCGAGCGCCATGGGCCAGCACGAAGGAAGGACGCGACGCCGCGGCATAGAAACGTTGATGCAGATTCCCCAGTCGCTCATACATGGCATTGGAGGTCGCCATCGTCGGCAAGGCGAAGTACAGCCCCTCGCCATGCCCCGCCGCCAGCAGGCGCTGGGTGAGGATGCAGGCCGCCTCGGTCTTGCCGGCGCCGGTCACGTCCTCGAGGATGAACAGCTGGGGGCCGTCGCCGATGGGCAGGGTTTCGGCTTCCCGCTGCAGCGGGGTCGGCGTGACCGACTGGCTGCCGAACCAGCTGGCCAGCCCGGCATAAGCCACCGGTTCGGGAGGCTGTGCAAAGCCGCTCTCCTGCAACGCTTGCTCGGCACGTTCGAGCGCGATGGGCCAGTATTCGGCCAGCGGCATCGGGTCCTGGCAGTAGGCAAAATGGTCGCGATTCGATCCCACCCAATCGCTGAGAGTGGCCCAGCCGGCGATCGTCCAGCTCACGGTCAGGAAAACCTCTCGCCACTCCGGCGAAACCAGCTTGTCGATCGGCCAGTCGAGCTCGATCAGGGCGGCCCAGTCGGCGATGAACCGGCGGGCGGCCTCGCTATCCGAGGCGCTATCGTCGTGCCCGAAGAACTCCGTCGGCTCCAACCGACCGGCCTCCACCGGCTGACCGTGATGGCCAAACATCGGGGCCAGGATGACCCGCATCGTCTCGCTGAGCTGTCGACGCGTCCTGCGGTCGGGGTCTCGATCGGGCCAGCGCAGCGTGCCATCCTGCAGCCACTCGATCCAGCATGACTGCCACAGCAAGGCCCCCAGCCGGTCATGGCGCTCGGTATAGGCCAGCCGCTCGATCGGGGGCACCAACTCGACACCTTCCGGTCGGGCCACGCCCTGGAAGGCACGCGCGAACTTGCCGAGATCGTGCAGGCCTAGCAGAAAGACGAAGAATCGTCGCAAGGAGTCGGGAGGTAGACCAAGCTGGCTGGCCAAACGCTGGGCCAGGGGCCGTTGAGGCT
The Halomonas sp. M4R1S46 DNA segment above includes these coding regions:
- the cas2e gene encoding type I-E CRISPR-associated endoribonuclease Cas2e → MAMLVVVTEAVPPRLRGRLAVWLLEIRAGVYVGDVTKRVREMIWEQIDALAEEGNVAMAWASNHESGFEFQTYGENRREPIDHDGLRLVRFLPPPPTD
- the cas1e gene encoding type I-E CRISPR-associated endonuclease Cas1e translates to MGFIPLKPIPEKDRMSMIFVGMGQIDVRDGAFVVIDEVNGERKHIPIGSVACLLLEPGTRISHAAVKLASVVGTLLIWVGDAGVRLYSAGQPGGARSDKLLYQAQLALDDSLRLKVVRKMFELRFGEPPPSRRSVDQLRGMEGARVRKTYQLLARQYGVKWQGRRYDPTQWDASDVANQCLSAATACLYGITEAAILAAGYAPAIGFLHTGKPQSFVYDVADIVKFETVVPAAFRVAARSPVAPEREVRIACRDAFKQTKLLQRLIPMIEEVLAAGEINPPPPAPEAMPPAIPEPESVGDQGHRSK
- the cas6e gene encoding type I-E CRISPR-associated protein Cas6/Cse3/CasE, whose amino-acid sequence is MYLSRVRVDLNGLSRGALFDIMDGRAYAAHQLLWRLFPEHQGARPFLFRQEMEEPEDGGAPRGLPLFYVLSDREPVPIPGLLEAQCKAFSPALEVGDRLAFRLRANPTVAKSVAGKRGQRADVLMAAKYPFEAGGDRKSQACIEAMDGAAHGWLAERAESWGFRLPVEPEVGAYRQHALPKDKGRPIRFSSVDYEGLLEVTDPGRLTETLAQGVGRAKAFGCGLMLLRRP
- the cas5e gene encoding type I-E CRISPR-associated protein Cas5/CasD produces the protein MTEYLVFRLYAPLASWGEAAVGESRPTATYPGRSAIIGLLGAALGVRRDDDEGQRQLRDSVGVAIKQRSPGSLMRDYHTVQVPASQSKVTYRTRRDELSAPRKVINTILSSRDYRCDGLWTVAVWLTPQAELTLEDLEQALETPRFTLYLGRKACPPAAPLAPRRETFDQLRDALDTDFPPLCGKDQEEERKALRLPENALYAWEGTAKALDGNGQGVESSEVWDMPLNRRRWQFGPRVEYRRVVRAREER
- the cas7e gene encoding type I-E CRISPR-associated protein Cas7/Cse4/CasC — its product is MSHFIQLHLLTAYPPANLNRDDLGRPKTAIMGGAKRLRVSSQSLKRTWRTSALFEEAVGQHRGMRTKRVGIEVDKRLREKGVKEKDARAWATEIAKVFGEVAKGELETSQLVHVGPEEQAAVDALVERLADENRAPEKEDLDLLRHRPAAVDIALFGRMLAASPAFNVEAACQVAHAITVHAAEVEDDYFTAVDDLNTGDEHRGAAHVGEAGFGAGLFYGYVCIDRRQLIDNLNGDEALADRAIAALVEAAVKTSPKGKQNSFGSRAHASYVLAEKGDQQPRSLSAAFLRPIPGQDQALDAISRLERQAQAFDDAYGPGAERRFVLAADPAYREPRLSGGVTMGSLTELADFLTNEQ
- the casB gene encoding type I-E CRISPR-associated protein Cse2/CasB, producing MSETELAPAAEAPPRVPEWLYAIERREADALRRWWQRLTLSVEALKSHTDAPPWHKGMRATLRRCDTIEAAMLTEAFRHLWSLLPAKDEQLQGQRDQRLQLWACIALVAAELREEQPHMPLGARLGQQKRETGKPYMSELRFQQLMTSRTPEELVQRLRRALALIDKRGVSVVHLADNIALWWREYQGEASPQPTRRLGFVWANDYFGATAGYRQDNQ
- the casA gene encoding type I-E CRISPR-associated protein Cse1/CasA, which translates into the protein MNLLNDSWLPFSNREGAIVYRPPTAVADPEIVDLALPRADFQGAAYQFLIGLLQTALPPQDHGDWLDRFIEPPDVDELEAAFAPLADAFELDGDGPRFMQDLDPLDDVKDGTVSGLLIDAPGANGIKNNTDFFVKRGCAEAMCADCAALALFTMQINAPAGGAGIRVGLRGGGPLTTLALPEAPDASLWSRLWLNVVTPKALTRSGLVWRTPHVDDDSLFPWMAPTRVSDRKGTEVLPEGMHPLHPYWSMPRRFRLLFEDEPCRCEICGREATRAVRRIRGRKQGANYDGPWLHPLTPYRRDPKKPNEPPLSTKGQPGGLGYQHWSNLVLQDADTSGALPALVVQDYIAGKVPVADEERRFGEEIAALLKHARLWAFGYDMDNMKPRGWYSVEMPLVAVPPSQQERLRDWVQRFTELARQMAWMVRTQVKNAWFARPSDAKGDMSHIDLQFYDATRGAFFHALTGLQQALVEADDTPTLPSEVAEAWYRTLKREALALFEEQALSGALEAVDLQRATAARRQLQSFLAGRSKGSKVIRQFAETGGFALTAEPAATEEGMS
- the cas3 gene encoding CRISPR-associated helicase Cas3' produces the protein MADKMLRGTRMSYYLYWGKARPEDGGDSCHLLPYHSMDVAAVGWYLLEPQRPLAQRLASQLGLPPDSLRRFFVFLLGLHDLGKFARAFQGVARPEGVELVPPIERLAYTERHDRLGALLWQSCWIEWLQDGTLRWPDRDPDRRTRRQLSETMRVILAPMFGHHGQPVEAGRLEPTEFFGHDDSASDSEAARRFIADWAALIELDWPIDKLVSPEWREVFLTVSWTIAGWATLSDWVGSNRDHFAYCQDPMPLAEYWPIALERAEQALQESGFAQPPEPVAYAGLASWFGSQSVTPTPLQREAETLPIGDGPQLFILEDVTGAGKTEAACILTQRLLAAGHGEGLYFALPTMATSNAMYERLGNLHQRFYAAASRPSFVLAHGARELNDTFVKAVAAEQPKDRDYAADDMSATTRCNRWLADSRKKSLLADVGVGTIDQALMGLLPFRHQSLRLYGLTRKVLIVDEVHAYDHYMQTLLNQLLAHHARQGGSAILLTATLPHGMREALAAAWREGLGQAPASMQEQAFPLLTQVGHDLERETPLATRPEVSREVGVDWLTTEEQALDTVMAAVEAGECVAWVRNTVDDAIRTYEQLRQRHPDSERCLLFHSRFAMVDRQRIESDVIERLGKASTSDRRHGQVLVSTQVFQESLDCDVDLMISDLAPIDLLIQRAGRLQRHVRGSRRAPVLSVLAPEWSDEPDAQWLKRALPGTQAVYRDTSLLWLTQRVLREFGAIRMPDEGRSLIEGVYGPVADRVPDGLQEARWEQRGMQGVAVSMANFNALSLEQGYLRQPEVDQWQEDLEIGTRLVDEPTLNVVLLKRSADGELALWAEGERHAAMLSQVKLRQSQAEKLAVLPADYQPRWEALQERYKALRFTRPWLVESDTTCAYDAQWGVVFSTSPATTTT